One part of the Flavobacterium johnsoniae UW101 genome encodes these proteins:
- the frr gene encoding ribosome recycling factor has product MTEEIDFILESTEESMNGSIAHLEKEFLNIRAGKASPAMLGGVFVDYYGSATPLSQVSKISVPDARTITLQPFEKNMLQAIEKAILIANIGFNPMNNGDVIIISVPPLTEERRRDLAKQAKSEAEDAKIGIRNVRKDANTDIKKLEKEGTSEDICKSAEEEVQNLTNTYIKKIDELLAAKEAEIMKV; this is encoded by the coding sequence ATGACTGAAGAAATCGATTTTATATTAGAAAGTACTGAAGAATCTATGAACGGTTCTATTGCACACTTAGAAAAAGAATTTCTAAACATTCGTGCGGGAAAAGCTTCTCCAGCAATGCTGGGAGGTGTTTTTGTTGATTATTACGGATCAGCAACACCACTTTCTCAAGTGTCAAAAATCAGTGTTCCGGATGCAAGAACTATTACTTTGCAGCCTTTCGAAAAAAATATGTTACAAGCCATTGAAAAAGCAATTTTAATTGCCAATATTGGTTTTAACCCAATGAACAACGGAGACGTTATCATTATCAGCGTACCGCCTTTGACAGAAGAGCGTCGTCGTGATTTAGCAAAACAAGCAAAATCTGAAGCTGAAGATGCAAAAATTGGTATACGTAACGTTCGTAAAGACGCTAACACTGATATCAAAAAATTAGAAAAAGAAGGAACTTCAGAAGACATCTGTAAATCTGCAGAAGAAGAAGTTCAAAACTTAACAAATACTTACATCAAAAAAATTGATGAGTTATTGGCTGCAAAAGAAGCCGAAATCATGAAAGTTTAA
- a CDS encoding DUF5686 family protein, translating to MRLFCLLTLFFTLSIQAQFQINGIVTDSNNKPLPFATITTSDNSNTITDVDGKFIFKTLSKSGNFTVSYIGFQTKIVALAENKKFYSISLIQKTDDLKEVIVSNENPALTIIKKVIANKNNNNPQKRLKSFDYKTYNKLIVTANPDSIDGRIDSSAVYKDLNKKKINIDSSDYKFKEIITKQHLFQTEKVSQYQFGNNKLKETVLGTKIAGFKNPIYEVIAFNLQSISIYDNKYELFETKYENPISNTAPASYNYKLLDTVNIKGRETFMIYFKNKHKRKTSGLEGVLYIDSQNFAIAKAVMRIKGVLDISGIHEFNYVPNEKIWFQSNTTFKIVKGKNDDDIKILGGTIQFDGDVAEDFEPRKKAASDFTYLLSESNNFDIHYNLETPIKNPSLYIEIKDDAGKKPEEFWNQYRKEALDQKSQKTYQLLDSLSVSRRIEKRLGFGRKIINGYIPIGPVDLDLKKIISYNNYEGFRLGLGGITNDKFSKNFRIEGYTAYGTKDGVVKYNLGAGVLLDKNTNTWLNGSYTDDIREIASTVFAVDKRVFKIYDPRPINISTFYHYTSWKANVQTKIIPKTEAVLELARTEIEPKFDYLFNYNGQLYSSYIMTTAMLSIVWAPFSDFMQTPTGRTESDKRFPRFTLQYTQSLPNVLDNDFNFGKIDFKTEYEKKYLNGQKTSLLLQGGYALGDVPLTHLYNTMPNNLTKETVIQRITFAGRNSFETMFFNEFFSSQYIFFQVKHGFNRIKILKKVRPTIVLVSRMAWGNMEKPEQHVGPEYKTLDKGFFESGIELNKIYKGFGLGGFYRYGPNQLMKFEDNIAVKISYVLDLGL from the coding sequence ATGAGGCTATTTTGTTTACTGACATTATTTTTTACGCTTAGTATTCAGGCGCAATTTCAAATAAACGGAATTGTAACTGATTCAAACAACAAACCTCTTCCATTTGCTACAATTACAACTTCGGATAACAGCAATACGATAACTGATGTTGATGGAAAATTTATTTTTAAAACCCTTAGTAAATCCGGAAATTTTACGGTTTCCTATATTGGTTTTCAAACTAAAATTGTGGCTTTGGCCGAAAACAAAAAATTCTACTCTATTTCATTAATCCAAAAAACAGATGACTTAAAAGAAGTTATTGTTTCTAATGAAAATCCGGCGTTAACCATTATCAAAAAAGTTATTGCAAATAAAAACAATAACAATCCGCAGAAAAGGCTGAAAAGTTTTGATTACAAAACCTATAATAAACTTATCGTAACGGCTAATCCGGACTCAATTGATGGAAGAATAGATTCTTCGGCAGTTTATAAGGATTTAAATAAAAAGAAAATCAACATAGATTCTTCTGATTATAAATTCAAAGAAATTATAACCAAACAGCATTTGTTTCAAACCGAAAAAGTATCGCAATACCAATTCGGGAATAATAAATTAAAAGAAACCGTTCTCGGGACAAAAATAGCGGGTTTTAAAAATCCTATTTACGAGGTTATTGCTTTCAATTTGCAGTCAATTTCTATTTATGACAATAAATATGAGTTGTTTGAAACGAAATATGAAAATCCAATTTCGAATACTGCACCGGCATCTTATAATTACAAATTATTAGATACTGTAAACATAAAAGGGCGCGAGACTTTTATGATTTACTTTAAAAACAAGCACAAAAGAAAAACTTCTGGTTTAGAAGGAGTATTATATATCGACTCACAAAATTTTGCCATTGCAAAAGCAGTTATGCGTATAAAAGGTGTTTTGGATATCAGCGGTATTCATGAGTTTAATTATGTACCGAATGAAAAAATATGGTTCCAAAGCAATACTACTTTCAAGATCGTAAAAGGAAAAAATGACGACGATATTAAAATTTTAGGCGGAACAATTCAGTTTGACGGAGACGTTGCCGAAGATTTTGAACCAAGAAAAAAAGCCGCTTCTGATTTTACCTATTTACTTTCTGAGAGTAATAATTTCGACATTCATTATAATCTCGAAACTCCTATAAAAAATCCGTCTCTTTATATCGAAATTAAAGACGATGCAGGTAAAAAACCCGAAGAGTTCTGGAACCAGTACAGAAAAGAAGCTTTAGACCAAAAGAGCCAGAAAACCTATCAATTATTAGACAGTTTATCGGTAAGCCGAAGAATTGAAAAACGTTTGGGATTTGGGCGAAAAATCATCAACGGTTACATTCCTATTGGTCCGGTTGATTTAGATTTAAAGAAAATCATTAGTTATAACAATTATGAAGGTTTCCGTTTAGGTCTAGGCGGTATTACAAATGATAAGTTTTCTAAAAATTTTAGGATTGAAGGTTACACCGCTTATGGCACAAAAGACGGTGTTGTTAAATACAATTTAGGCGCTGGCGTTTTATTAGACAAAAACACCAATACTTGGCTTAATGGATCTTATACTGATGATATTCGTGAGATTGCGAGTACCGTTTTTGCGGTTGACAAACGTGTTTTCAAAATTTACGATCCACGTCCAATTAACATTAGTACATTTTATCATTATACAAGCTGGAAAGCCAATGTACAAACTAAAATTATCCCAAAAACAGAAGCTGTTCTTGAATTAGCCAGAACGGAGATTGAACCAAAGTTCGATTATCTTTTTAATTACAACGGTCAATTGTATTCAAGTTACATTATGACAACTGCCATGCTTTCGATAGTTTGGGCGCCTTTTAGTGATTTTATGCAAACGCCGACAGGAAGAACGGAATCTGACAAGAGATTTCCGAGATTTACTTTACAGTACACGCAGTCCCTGCCAAATGTTTTAGACAACGATTTTAATTTTGGAAAAATAGATTTCAAAACTGAATATGAAAAGAAATATCTAAACGGACAAAAAACAAGTTTGCTTTTACAAGGCGGTTACGCCTTAGGCGATGTGCCGCTTACGCATTTATACAATACAATGCCCAACAACCTTACAAAAGAAACCGTTATCCAGCGTATTACTTTTGCTGGAAGAAACAGCTTTGAAACCATGTTTTTTAATGAGTTTTTCTCAAGTCAGTATATTTTCTTCCAGGTCAAACATGGCTTTAACCGAATCAAAATTCTTAAAAAAGTTCGCCCGACAATAGTTTTGGTCAGCAGAATGGCATGGGGAAATATGGAAAAACCTGAACAGCATGTTGGTCCTGAATATAAAACACTTGACAAAGGTTTTTTTGAATCGGGTATTGAATTAAATAAAATCTACAAAGGTTTTGGTCTTGGCGGATTCTATCGTTACGGACCAAACCAGTTAATGAAGTTTGAGGACAATATTGCAGTTAAAATTTCTTATGTCCTTGATCTTGGACTTTAA
- a CDS encoding ankyrin repeat domain-containing protein codes for MEKFDDSQLYKLLYGKDFSKIKDFLEKYGLDSVDRGGRTFLMTVVVDGDEKLVKDLLALGCGINNKDTQGLTALHLAVINNKVDAVKVLLSFDCDVNIVDNIGNSALWRAAMSLKNDSEIIKLLLDKGSDVNLANKHGVSPKDLLN; via the coding sequence ATGGAAAAATTCGATGATAGCCAGCTGTATAAATTATTATATGGGAAAGACTTTTCTAAAATTAAAGATTTTTTAGAAAAATATGGTTTAGATAGTGTTGATAGGGGTGGTCGTACATTTTTAATGACAGTTGTAGTGGATGGTGATGAAAAATTGGTAAAAGATCTCTTGGCTTTGGGTTGTGGAATAAATAATAAAGATACTCAAGGATTAACTGCATTGCATTTAGCAGTGATTAATAATAAAGTAGATGCTGTGAAGGTACTCCTTTCTTTTGACTGCGATGTGAATATTGTGGATAACATCGGGAATTCAGCATTATGGCGTGCAGCAATGTCATTAAAAAATGATTCAGAGATAATTAAGCTTCTTTTGGATAAAGGATCTGATGTTAATTTAGCAAATAAACATGGAGTTTCTCCTAAAGATCTTTTAAATTGA
- a CDS encoding molybdopterin-dependent oxidoreductase, whose translation MKTKNYILILFIAFCCSMCNSSKKDKEETISKEKISKNPKHGHPTLTAEDSLKLVNHSIEVKGDVEFSLQLTVDSLKKMKVVTIDNLKVTGKNGETKRIIKACKGVLLKDILEKAKIRQNGHKDRNFYIVARASDDYKATFSWAEIFNNPTGENTYVLFEENGKPVKNGEMILICKNDIKTGPRHVYWLKSIEVYKVK comes from the coding sequence ATGAAAACAAAAAACTACATACTAATTCTGTTCATTGCATTTTGTTGTTCAATGTGTAATTCTTCCAAAAAAGACAAAGAAGAAACTATTTCTAAAGAAAAAATCTCAAAAAACCCAAAACATGGACACCCAACCCTTACTGCCGAAGACAGTTTGAAACTGGTTAATCATTCTATTGAAGTAAAAGGCGATGTTGAGTTTTCACTACAACTAACTGTTGATTCACTAAAAAAAATGAAAGTTGTTACTATTGACAATCTAAAAGTTACTGGAAAAAATGGAGAAACCAAGAGAATTATTAAAGCCTGCAAAGGTGTTCTTTTGAAAGATATTTTAGAAAAAGCCAAAATCAGACAAAACGGACATAAAGACCGCAATTTTTATATCGTAGCCAGAGCTTCAGACGATTATAAAGCAACTTTTTCATGGGCTGAAATTTTTAATAACCCAACAGGCGAAAATACTTATGTATTGTTTGAAGAAAACGGAAAACCTGTTAAAAACGGTGAAATGATTTTGATTTGTAAAAACGACATCAAAACTGGACCAAGACATGTTTACTGGCTTAAGAGCATTGAGGTTTACAAAGTGAAATAG
- a CDS encoding DUF3098 domain-containing protein yields MKNNNNKEEQQVQKQEFLFDGINYKILLIGIAVIALGFILMSGGGSDNSNVFNEDVFSFRRIRLAPTTVLIGFGITIYSIFKKSK; encoded by the coding sequence ATGAAAAACAACAACAATAAAGAAGAACAACAAGTTCAAAAACAGGAATTCCTTTTTGACGGTATCAATTATAAAATTTTATTAATTGGTATTGCTGTAATTGCATTAGGATTTATTTTAATGTCTGGCGGAGGAAGTGATAATTCAAATGTTTTTAATGAGGATGTTTTTAGTTTTAGACGTATTCGTTTAGCTCCAACCACTGTTTTAATTGGTTTTGGAATCACGATTTATTCTATTTTCAAAAAATCTAAATAA
- the truB gene encoding tRNA pseudouridine(55) synthase TruB yields the protein MTPEEYLEGQVLLIDKPLKWSSFQAVNKLKYLLINKVGLPKKFKIGHAGTLDPLATGLLLICTGKFTKKISELQGQAKEYTGTFYIGATTPSYDLETEIDQTFPTEHINEVLIHETVKQFLGEIDQKPPIFSAIKKDGVRLYEHARAGESIEIESRKTTIHEFEITRIALPEIDFRVVCSKGTYIRSLAYDFGKAMNSGSHLTVLRRTKIGDYDVKNAIDITLFEESLQ from the coding sequence ATGACACCTGAAGAATATTTAGAAGGACAAGTTTTACTGATAGACAAACCTTTAAAATGGAGTTCGTTTCAGGCAGTTAACAAATTAAAATACCTTTTAATTAATAAAGTAGGACTTCCAAAAAAGTTCAAAATTGGTCACGCCGGAACTTTAGATCCTTTAGCAACAGGATTATTATTAATCTGCACCGGAAAATTCACAAAAAAAATTTCTGAACTTCAAGGACAGGCAAAAGAATACACGGGAACATTTTATATTGGAGCCACTACTCCATCGTATGATTTAGAAACCGAAATCGATCAGACTTTCCCAACAGAACATATTAACGAAGTTCTAATTCACGAAACGGTAAAACAGTTTTTAGGCGAAATCGATCAAAAACCGCCTATTTTTTCAGCTATTAAAAAAGACGGAGTTCGTTTGTATGAACATGCACGTGCCGGAGAATCAATCGAAATTGAAAGCAGAAAAACAACAATTCACGAATTTGAAATCACCCGCATTGCATTGCCTGAAATTGACTTTAGAGTAGTTTGCAGTAAAGGAACTTATATTCGTTCGCTTGCTTACGATTTTGGAAAAGCAATGAATTCAGGTTCGCATTTAACCGTTTTACGCCGAACCAAAATTGGTGATTATGATGTAAAAAATGCGATTGACATTACTTTATTCGAAGAAAGTCTTCAATAG
- a CDS encoding undecaprenyl-diphosphate phosphatase has protein sequence MNTLQAIVLAVIEGITEFLPVSSTGHMIIASSFFGIAHEDFTKLFTIVIQLGAILSVVVLYFKRFFQTLDFYFKLLVAFIPAVVLGLLLSDFIDGLLENPVTVAVSLLIGGLILLKVDEWFNNPNAAETSQKITYLQALKIGLFQCIAMIPGVSRSGASIVGGMSQKLSRTTAAEFSFFLAVPTMLGATVKKCYDYYKAGFELSHDQVNILIIGNVVAFIVALLAIKTFISFLTKNGFKVFGYYRIIAGIILLLIHFFIHPLTII, from the coding sequence ATGAACACATTACAAGCTATCGTTCTTGCCGTTATTGAAGGAATTACAGAATTTTTACCTGTTTCTTCAACCGGACACATGATTATTGCCTCTTCTTTTTTTGGAATCGCACACGAAGATTTCACTAAACTTTTTACGATTGTTATTCAGCTTGGCGCTATACTTTCGGTTGTCGTTTTATACTTCAAACGTTTTTTTCAAACTCTTGATTTTTACTTTAAACTTTTAGTCGCTTTTATTCCGGCTGTAGTTTTAGGATTATTATTGAGTGACTTTATCGACGGATTATTAGAAAACCCGGTTACAGTTGCGGTTTCACTTTTAATAGGCGGATTGATTTTATTAAAAGTTGATGAATGGTTTAACAATCCAAACGCGGCCGAAACTTCACAGAAAATCACGTATTTACAAGCTCTTAAAATTGGATTATTTCAATGTATCGCGATGATTCCCGGAGTTTCACGAAGCGGTGCCAGTATTGTTGGCGGAATGTCTCAAAAATTATCCAGAACAACTGCTGCTGAATTTTCATTTTTCCTGGCCGTTCCAACCATGTTAGGAGCAACGGTAAAAAAATGCTACGATTATTATAAAGCAGGATTTGAATTATCTCACGATCAGGTAAATATTTTAATCATTGGAAATGTTGTGGCTTTTATTGTAGCACTTCTTGCTATTAAAACTTTTATTAGCTTTTTGACTAAAAACGGCTTTAAAGTATTTGGCTATTACAGAATAATTGCCGGAATCATTTTATTACTGATTCACTTTTTCATTCACCCGCTTACCATTATATAA
- a CDS encoding DUF4303 domain-containing protein has product MKDELILLVKEIATAAEKSFLSLFENKESYYYCVLITTGEALPPFISAWSREALEVFRKETSDEDADLLKWFYGDSPYFNFGEENFEIVRELFYVRKLDLDDEIEYFKEIDFRIEAMVLAMELLDKKGIFSLNQPRDKVYINVEVVPPDSSNTIRALRLNKKEDISDWLNEVTEDDL; this is encoded by the coding sequence ATGAAAGATGAACTTATTTTATTAGTAAAAGAAATTGCAACTGCTGCCGAAAAATCATTTTTAAGTTTATTTGAAAATAAAGAGAGCTATTATTATTGTGTATTAATAACTACAGGCGAAGCTTTGCCTCCATTTATATCAGCTTGGTCGAGAGAAGCATTAGAAGTTTTTCGTAAAGAAACTTCAGATGAGGATGCTGATTTATTAAAGTGGTTTTATGGAGATTCTCCTTATTTTAATTTTGGTGAAGAAAATTTTGAGATTGTTAGAGAATTATTTTATGTTCGAAAACTTGATCTAGATGATGAAATTGAATACTTTAAAGAAATAGATTTTCGTATTGAAGCAATGGTTTTGGCGATGGAATTATTGGATAAGAAAGGAATTTTTTCTTTAAATCAGCCGAGAGACAAAGTTTACATAAATGTCGAAGTTGTTCCACCTGATAGTTCAAATACTATAAGGGCATTACGTTTAAATAAAAAAGAAGATATCTCAGATTGGCTTAATGAAGTAACAGAAGATGATCTTTAG
- a CDS encoding thioredoxin family protein, translated as MKSTVAKALFNSYSYAEYRKLVTDLLSEGKSTGSQQSESLTNYSKLNEARMNRLEKTITISEVAISKLRHLDNHYIWLVISEGWCGDAAQILPILNKMAHESDKKIDLRIVLRDENDELMNQYLTNNGRAIPKVIVICKEAGIVRADWGPRPKGATELMETHKREVGPIDEKIKTDLQLWYLADKGISVQSELVEIMENIKYNRL; from the coding sequence ATGAAAAGTACTGTAGCAAAAGCATTATTCAACAGCTATTCGTATGCTGAATATCGAAAATTAGTTACCGATTTATTATCTGAAGGAAAATCAACTGGAAGCCAGCAGTCTGAAAGTCTCACGAATTATTCGAAACTAAACGAAGCCAGAATGAATCGTTTAGAAAAAACAATTACAATTTCTGAAGTTGCCATTTCAAAATTAAGGCATTTAGATAATCACTACATCTGGCTTGTAATTTCTGAAGGCTGGTGCGGAGATGCAGCGCAGATTCTTCCAATTTTGAATAAAATGGCTCACGAATCTGATAAAAAAATTGATCTTCGAATTGTTCTTCGTGATGAAAATGATGAATTAATGAATCAATACTTAACCAATAACGGCAGGGCAATCCCGAAAGTTATTGTAATTTGTAAAGAAGCCGGAATTGTCCGTGCAGATTGGGGACCTAGGCCAAAAGGCGCCACAGAATTAATGGAAACCCATAAAAGAGAAGTCGGTCCAATTGATGAAAAAATCAAAACGGATCTGCAATTATGGTATTTGGCAGATAAAGGAATATCTGTTCAAAGTGAATTGGTCGAAATTATGGAAAATATTAAATATAATAGGCTGTAA
- a CDS encoding cell division protein FtsX: MSSNFDKFQKRRLISSYFSVVLSVFLVLFLLGVLGLFIINSKKLADDFKEKIAMTVFFKNEANDSIIKAFNSELKRAPFALSYVYVTKEKAAKEHTDIIGEDFLTFLGENPLLNSYDIHLKADYVERDSILKIESALRKNTMIEDIVYDKQLVNLVNDNIKKVSMWILIISGFLTVIAVLLINSSLRLSIHSNRFIIKTMQMVGATKSFIRKPFVMRSVKLGMLGALLAIIALIGLLFYVETNFPGLGILEDKALIGLVLLAVFGLGVLITWVSTHFATQRFLNLRTDDLY; the protein is encoded by the coding sequence ATGAGTTCTAACTTTGATAAATTTCAAAAACGCAGGTTAATTTCCTCTTATTTTTCGGTAGTATTAAGTGTCTTCTTAGTTTTATTCCTTTTGGGAGTACTAGGATTATTTATCATTAATTCTAAAAAACTGGCTGACGATTTTAAAGAAAAAATCGCTATGACAGTTTTCTTTAAAAATGAGGCAAATGACAGTATTATCAAAGCTTTTAACTCTGAATTAAAAAGAGCTCCTTTTGCTCTTTCGTATGTTTATGTAACAAAAGAAAAAGCTGCAAAAGAACATACTGATATTATTGGAGAAGATTTCCTGACCTTTTTAGGAGAAAATCCTTTATTGAACTCATACGACATTCATTTAAAAGCAGATTACGTTGAACGTGACAGCATTTTAAAAATAGAAAGTGCTTTGCGTAAAAACACGATGATCGAAGATATCGTGTATGACAAACAATTGGTGAATCTGGTAAATGACAATATCAAAAAAGTTAGTATGTGGATTTTAATCATAAGCGGTTTCCTTACTGTAATAGCCGTTTTATTAATTAACAGTTCACTTCGTTTGTCTATACATTCTAATCGTTTTATTATTAAAACCATGCAGATGGTGGGCGCAACAAAATCGTTTATTCGTAAGCCTTTTGTAATGCGAAGCGTAAAACTGGGAATGCTGGGTGCTTTATTGGCAATCATAGCCTTAATTGGTCTTTTATTTTATGTAGAAACGAATTTCCCTGGTTTAGGAATTTTAGAAGACAAAGCTTTAATTGGATTAGTATTATTGGCCGTTTTCGGATTAGGCGTTTTAATTACATGGGTAAGTACGCATTTTGCAACACAGCGATTCCTGAATTTAAGAACTGACGATCTTTATTAG
- the pyrH gene encoding UMP kinase, giving the protein MKYKRILLKLSGEALMGDLQYGIDPKRLGEYADEIKQIHDKGVEIAIVIGGGNIFRGVAGASAGMDRVQGDYMGMLATVINGMALQGALEDKGMKTRLQTALKMESIAEPYIKRRADRHLEKGRIVIFGAGTGNPYFTTDTAAVLRGIEINADVILKGTRVDGVYDSDPEKNASAVKFDFISFDDVLKKGLNVMDTTAFTLSQENKLPIVVFDMNKIGNLLKICEGENIGTVVNI; this is encoded by the coding sequence ATGAAATATAAAAGAATTCTTCTTAAACTTAGCGGCGAGGCCTTAATGGGTGATTTACAATACGGAATTGACCCTAAAAGATTAGGGGAATATGCAGACGAAATTAAGCAGATTCACGACAAAGGAGTAGAAATTGCGATCGTTATTGGAGGAGGAAATATTTTTAGAGGCGTTGCCGGTGCAAGCGCAGGAATGGACAGAGTGCAAGGTGACTATATGGGAATGCTTGCTACTGTTATTAACGGAATGGCTTTGCAGGGCGCACTTGAAGATAAAGGAATGAAAACGCGTTTGCAGACTGCTTTAAAAATGGAATCTATCGCAGAACCATATATTAAGAGAAGAGCTGACCGCCACCTTGAAAAAGGAAGAATTGTAATTTTTGGTGCCGGAACCGGAAACCCATATTTTACAACTGATACTGCAGCTGTTTTAAGAGGAATCGAAATTAATGCTGATGTAATCTTAAAAGGAACCCGCGTTGACGGTGTTTACGATTCTGATCCTGAAAAAAATGCTTCGGCTGTAAAATTTGATTTCATCTCGTTTGATGATGTCCTTAAAAAAGGATTAAACGTAATGGATACAACCGCTTTTACTTTAAGCCAGGAAAACAAACTGCCAATTGTTGTTTTTGACATGAACAAAATTGGAAACCTGTTAAAAATCTGCGAAGGCGAAAACATCGGAACTGTAGTAAATATTTAG